From one Streptomyces sp. R41 genomic stretch:
- a CDS encoding S8 family serine peptidase: MAEMRHVRPAGHARRRLAWAGSAALVLGIVSALPASAASERVGHIQYAGAPGAVANSYIVTLDAHAAKATSAKGKALAKEYGATIERTYKKALNGYAIEATAAEAKRFAADPAVTSVVQNRTFHIDATQTNPPSWGLDRIDQKNLPLDSKYTYPDSAGQGVTAYIVDTGVRITHSDFGGRASYGYDAVDNDNTAQDGNGHGTHVAGTVAGNAYGVAKKAKIVAVRVLNNSGSGTTAQVVAGIDWVTQNHSGPSVANMSLGGGADSALDTAVRNAIASGVTFAVAAGNDNANASNYSPARVGEAITVGATTSTDARASYSNYGSILDIFAPGSSITSSWNTSDTATNTISGTSMATPHVTGAAAVYLADHPGSTPAQVASGLVAAASTGVVTSPGTGSPNRLLQVGAGTVTPPGPRFENTADYAINDNSTVESPITVSGVPGNAPSSLSVPVNIVHTYIGDLQVQLIAPDGSAYTLKSYGTGGSSDNINTTYTVNASSEVAGGTWKLRVSDNAALDTGKIDSWALQF, encoded by the coding sequence CCGAGCGGGTGGGCCACATCCAGTACGCCGGCGCCCCGGGCGCGGTCGCGAACAGCTACATCGTGACCCTCGACGCGCACGCCGCGAAGGCGACGTCGGCCAAGGGCAAGGCCCTGGCCAAGGAGTACGGCGCCACGATCGAGCGTACGTACAAGAAGGCCCTGAACGGCTACGCGATCGAGGCCACCGCGGCGGAGGCGAAGCGGTTCGCCGCCGACCCCGCCGTCACCTCCGTCGTGCAGAACCGCACCTTCCACATCGACGCGACCCAGACCAACCCGCCCTCCTGGGGCCTGGACCGCATCGACCAGAAGAACCTGCCGCTGGACAGCAAGTACACCTACCCGGACTCGGCCGGGCAGGGCGTGACCGCGTACATCGTCGACACCGGCGTACGCATCACGCACAGCGACTTCGGCGGCCGGGCCTCGTACGGCTACGACGCCGTCGACAACGACAACACCGCGCAGGACGGCAACGGCCACGGCACGCACGTGGCGGGCACGGTGGCCGGCAACGCGTACGGCGTCGCCAAGAAGGCCAAGATCGTCGCCGTCCGTGTGCTCAACAACTCCGGCTCGGGCACGACCGCCCAGGTCGTCGCGGGCATCGACTGGGTGACCCAGAACCACAGCGGGCCGTCCGTCGCCAACATGTCGCTCGGCGGCGGCGCGGACAGCGCCCTCGACACGGCCGTCCGCAACGCGATCGCCTCCGGCGTCACCTTCGCGGTCGCGGCGGGCAACGACAACGCGAACGCCTCCAACTACTCGCCCGCCCGCGTCGGCGAGGCCATCACGGTCGGCGCGACCACATCGACCGACGCCCGCGCCAGCTACTCCAACTACGGCTCCATCCTGGACATCTTCGCTCCGGGCTCCTCGATCACGTCCTCGTGGAACACCAGCGACACGGCGACGAACACGATCTCCGGTACGTCGATGGCGACGCCGCACGTGACCGGCGCGGCGGCCGTCTATCTGGCCGACCACCCCGGCTCCACCCCCGCACAGGTCGCCTCCGGCCTGGTCGCCGCCGCCTCCACCGGTGTCGTCACCAGCCCCGGCACCGGCTCGCCCAACCGTCTGCTCCAGGTCGGCGCCGGTACGGTGACCCCGCCCGGACCGCGCTTCGAGAACACCGCGGACTACGCGATCAACGACAACTCCACGGTCGAGTCGCCGATCACCGTCAGCGGTGTTCCCGGGAACGCGCCGTCGTCACTGAGTGTGCCTGTGAACATCGTTCACACGTACATCGGTGATCTGCAGGTGCAACTGATAGCCCCCGACGGTTCGGCGTACACGCTGAAGTCGTACGGCACCGGCGGAAGCTCCGACAACATCAACACCACGTACACCGTGAACGCCTCCTCCGAGGTCGCAGGCGGCACATGGAAGCTGCGCGTGAGCGACAACGCGGCGCTCGACACCGGGAAGATCGACTCCTGGGCGCTGCAGTTCTGA
- a CDS encoding serpin family protein: protein MEVTNATIRTVNGLTARWAGVVSDGTLFSAAGVWPLLGFLADGADGAARTELAEVVGFPAQEAAYRAREFMATLGAIRGLDSALGLWTDRRLKVREEWEAGLPAGTRGELSGDHPADRATLDAWATERTGGLIDHMPVELTDCTVLVLASALALRTKWLRPFEERYFRPKAGPWQGRALLGLRRRSVLLDRIGVADTPDGPVTELKVLGSTGIDVHLLLGEERMGPGQVLGAGVDILGGTHEVVPGPQLPYGDVGPGVRVEKERCVRPRPTTLRVMTAAYEVRAEHDLLTQSGLFGLTAASDSRQGHFPGICEYPPLFVESAQQSAMARFGALGFEAVAVTSVGVSLTSAPERRYVTTTIRATFDRPFGFLAVHRPSRLVLAAGWVTDPKPYREGQESN, encoded by the coding sequence ATGGAGGTCACCAACGCGACGATTCGGACGGTCAACGGCCTGACGGCCCGTTGGGCGGGAGTGGTGTCGGACGGCACGCTCTTCTCGGCGGCCGGAGTGTGGCCTCTGCTCGGCTTCCTGGCGGACGGGGCCGACGGCGCGGCGCGCACGGAGCTGGCGGAGGTGGTGGGGTTCCCGGCGCAGGAAGCGGCGTACCGCGCAAGGGAGTTCATGGCCACGCTCGGCGCGATACGGGGGCTCGACTCGGCCCTCGGGCTGTGGACCGACCGGCGGCTGAAGGTGCGGGAGGAGTGGGAGGCGGGACTGCCCGCAGGCACGCGCGGTGAACTCAGCGGCGATCACCCGGCGGACCGCGCGACGCTCGACGCGTGGGCCACGGAGCGGACCGGGGGTCTCATCGACCACATGCCGGTCGAACTGACCGACTGCACCGTGCTGGTCCTGGCGAGCGCGCTGGCCCTGCGCACGAAGTGGCTGCGCCCTTTCGAGGAGCGCTACTTCCGGCCGAAGGCGGGACCGTGGCAGGGGCGTGCGCTGCTGGGGCTGCGCCGCAGGAGCGTCCTGCTGGACCGGATCGGCGTGGCGGACACGCCGGACGGGCCGGTCACCGAGCTGAAGGTCCTCGGCTCGACCGGCATCGACGTGCATCTCCTGCTCGGCGAGGAACGGATGGGCCCCGGGCAGGTGCTGGGCGCGGGCGTGGACATCCTCGGCGGTACACATGAGGTCGTGCCCGGTCCTCAACTCCCGTACGGCGACGTGGGACCCGGTGTGCGGGTGGAGAAGGAGCGCTGTGTACGGCCCCGGCCGACGACCTTGCGGGTGATGACGGCGGCGTACGAGGTCAGGGCGGAGCACGATCTGCTGACGCAGAGCGGGCTGTTCGGCCTCACCGCGGCGAGCGATTCACGTCAGGGGCACTTTCCCGGCATCTGCGAGTACCCGCCTCTGTTCGTCGAGTCCGCCCAGCAGTCCGCCATGGCGAGGTTCGGCGCCCTGGGTTTCGAGGCCGTGGCGGTGACGTCCGTCGGAGTGAGCCTCACGTCGGCACCCGAACGGCGCTATGTGACCACCACGATCCGCGCCACCTTCGACCGCCCCTTCGGCTTCCTCGCCGTGCACCGGCCCTCACGCCTGGTCCTCGCGGCCGGCTGGGTCACGGACCCGAAGCCGTACCGCGAGGGCCAGGAGAGCAATTGA
- a CDS encoding DUF4190 domain-containing protein, translating into MAIPPPPGPQPEGQYPPPGLPPGASPYPNTPYPGPYQPWGQGYSPYNRPAPVNGLAISALVLGILCFLPAVGLVLGIVALAQIKKRGERGKGMAVGGMVMSSIGVVLLTVAVATGGVGDFWDGFKDAANDSGGAAFSLKKGECFDAPGGALEGMAYDVDKVPCAGEHDAEVFADFRMSGGAYPGDGAITDSADEKCYALKDAYAMDAWAVPDNVDVYYFTPTRQSWRLGDREITCMFGNTDEKGSLTGSLRKDATTLDADQLAYLLAAQGINAAMDAAPDEEYVEDDLPGHKKWATKVSEALTTQADTLRGHGFAPAVRKPVDALVKDMELSQKEWAKAAAAQDADTFYTHYEKGMKLIDPKKTVTTRKALGLATTPPPSDENGDGQDGEGSGTGMEV; encoded by the coding sequence GTGGCAATACCCCCGCCGCCCGGGCCACAGCCCGAGGGCCAGTACCCGCCTCCAGGGTTGCCGCCGGGCGCGTCCCCCTACCCGAACACCCCCTATCCGGGGCCGTACCAGCCCTGGGGCCAGGGCTACTCCCCGTACAACCGCCCCGCACCCGTCAACGGCCTCGCGATCTCCGCGCTCGTGCTCGGCATCCTCTGCTTCCTGCCCGCCGTCGGGCTGGTGCTCGGGATCGTCGCGCTCGCGCAGATCAAGAAGCGGGGCGAGCGGGGCAAGGGGATGGCGGTGGGCGGCATGGTCATGTCGTCGATCGGCGTCGTGCTGCTCACGGTCGCGGTCGCCACGGGCGGCGTGGGCGACTTCTGGGACGGCTTCAAGGACGCGGCGAACGACTCGGGCGGCGCCGCCTTCTCGCTCAAGAAGGGCGAGTGCTTCGACGCGCCGGGCGGCGCCCTGGAGGGGATGGCGTACGACGTCGACAAGGTGCCGTGCGCGGGTGAACACGACGCCGAGGTGTTCGCGGACTTCAGGATGAGCGGCGGCGCCTACCCGGGGGACGGCGCGATCACCGACTCCGCCGACGAGAAGTGCTACGCCCTGAAGGACGCGTACGCGATGGATGCCTGGGCCGTCCCGGACAACGTTGACGTGTACTACTTCACGCCGACGCGGCAGAGCTGGCGCCTCGGCGACCGCGAGATCACCTGCATGTTCGGGAACACCGACGAGAAGGGCAGCCTGACGGGGTCGCTGCGCAAGGACGCGACGACGCTCGACGCGGATCAACTCGCCTATCTGCTGGCCGCGCAGGGCATCAACGCGGCGATGGACGCGGCGCCCGACGAGGAGTACGTCGAGGACGACCTGCCCGGCCACAAGAAGTGGGCGACCAAGGTCTCGGAGGCGCTCACGACGCAGGCGGACACTCTGCGCGGTCACGGGTTCGCGCCCGCGGTCCGCAAGCCGGTCGACGCCCTGGTCAAGGACATGGAGCTCTCCCAGAAGGAGTGGGCGAAGGCGGCGGCCGCGCAGGACGCGGACACCTTCTACACCCACTACGAGAAGGGCATGAAGCTCATCGACCCCAAGAAGACGGTCACCACACGCAAGGCTCTGGGCCTCGCCACCACCCCGCCGCCGTCCGACGAGAACGGTGACGGCCAGGACGGCGAAGGAAGCGGCACCGGCATGGAGGTGTGA
- a CDS encoding GntR family transcriptional regulator: MTFGEQPAYLRVAGDLRKKIVDGSLPPHTRLPSQARIRQEYGVSDTVALEARKVLMAEGLVEGRSGSGTYVRERPVPRRVARSGYRPDSGATPFRQEQADISARGTWESHSRQVEASGAIAERLSVQPGDRVMCTKYVYRDGGEAMMLSTSWEPLAVTGRTPVMLPEEGPLGGMGVVERMAAIDVIVDNVTEEVGARPGLAEELLALGGVPGHVVLVIQRTFYASGRPVETADVVVPADRYRIAYHLPVK, from the coding sequence GTGACTTTCGGTGAGCAGCCGGCGTACCTGCGCGTCGCGGGTGATCTCCGCAAGAAGATCGTCGACGGTTCGCTGCCACCGCACACCCGGCTCCCGTCACAGGCCAGGATCCGCCAGGAGTACGGCGTCTCGGACACGGTCGCCCTGGAGGCGCGCAAGGTGCTGATGGCCGAGGGGCTGGTCGAGGGCCGCTCCGGGTCGGGCACGTATGTGCGCGAGCGGCCGGTGCCGCGCCGGGTCGCCCGCTCCGGGTACCGGCCGGACAGCGGTGCGACCCCGTTCCGCCAGGAGCAGGCCGACATCTCCGCGCGCGGCACGTGGGAGTCCCACAGCCGGCAGGTCGAGGCGAGCGGTGCGATCGCCGAGCGCCTGTCCGTCCAGCCCGGCGACCGCGTGATGTGCACGAAGTACGTCTACCGGGACGGCGGCGAGGCGATGATGCTCTCCACATCCTGGGAGCCCCTCGCCGTCACCGGCCGTACGCCGGTGATGCTCCCCGAGGAGGGCCCGCTCGGCGGTATGGGCGTCGTCGAGCGCATGGCCGCCATCGACGTGATCGTGGACAACGTCACGGAGGAGGTGGGAGCGCGCCCAGGCCTCGCCGAGGAACTCCTCGCGCTCGGCGGCGTACCCGGCCATGTCGTCCTCGTCATCCAGCGGACCTTCTACGCCTCGGGTCGCCCGGTCGAGACGGCCGACGTCGTCGTACCGGCGGACCGGTACCGGATCGCGTATCACCTGCCCGTGAAGTAA
- a CDS encoding SPOR domain-containing protein, with protein sequence MNDGTITLPWLVIRQDDNGNRYRVGRYATRAEAQKIADSLDDRGHKQLYWVERIGQNGSK encoded by the coding sequence ATGAACGACGGCACGATCACTCTTCCCTGGCTCGTCATACGGCAGGACGACAACGGCAACCGCTACCGCGTGGGCAGGTACGCGACCCGGGCCGAGGCCCAGAAGATCGCGGACAGCCTCGACGACCGCGGGCACAAGCAGCTCTACTGGGTCGAGCGGATCGGGCAGAACGGATCCAAGTGA
- a CDS encoding (deoxy)nucleoside triphosphate pyrophosphohydrolase, which produces MTERIVVVGAALLSGGRLLAARRSAPPELAGRWELPGGKVEPGETPEHALVRELREELGVEAEPLERVPGEWLLKPGYVLRVWTARLLPGSAEPRPLEDHDELRWLTPGEIWDVDWLDADVPAVKGALLRLDAGA; this is translated from the coding sequence ATGACGGAACGGATCGTGGTGGTCGGAGCCGCCCTGCTGAGCGGCGGGCGTCTGCTCGCCGCCCGCCGCAGCGCGCCTCCCGAACTGGCCGGGCGCTGGGAGTTGCCGGGCGGCAAGGTCGAACCGGGCGAGACTCCCGAGCACGCTCTCGTACGGGAACTGCGTGAGGAACTCGGCGTCGAGGCGGAGCCGCTGGAGCGGGTCCCCGGCGAGTGGCTCCTGAAGCCGGGGTACGTCCTACGGGTGTGGACCGCACGGCTGCTCCCCGGCTCCGCCGAACCCCGACCCCTGGAGGACCACGACGAACTGCGCTGGCTGACCCCCGGCGAGATCTGGGACGTGGACTGGCTGGACGCGGACGTACCGGCGGTGAAGGGTGCGCTGCTGAGGCTGGACGCGGGGGCGTAG